The Candidatus Ancaeobacter aquaticus genomic sequence GCAAGCAGTTTCATCCCGTGCCTCACCGCTGTCTTCAATATGATTTCTTCACCGCTGTTATCCGAAATAAGCTTTCTTATCTTCTCATCAATGACTAATAGCTCGAGCATCGCTGTCCTGCCAAGAAATCCTTTATAATTACACCACTGGCATCCTTTACCCCGGTAATATTCTTTTATCTTGTACTCATCTATATATTTACTGAATTTTTTGATCAATTCTTTTTCCGGCTCGTATTCTTCCCTGCAATGAAAACATACCACCTTGATCAATCTTTGTGCGGCGATCATATTGAGTGATGAGGCAATAAGATACGGTTCAAGACCGATATCAAGAAGTCTGGTTATAGCCATAACGGTATTATTGGTATGCAGAGTTGAAAGAACAAGGTGTCCTGTCAGTGAGCTCCGAAACGCTATATCGGCTGTTTCCCTGTCACGTATCTCCCCTACTAAAATGACATTCGGGTCCTGCCTCAAAAGGCTTCTCAATCCGTTTGCGAACGTAACATCGATAACAGGATTAACCTGCATTTGATTGACGCCGTCAACAAGGTATTCGATGGGGTCTTCAATGGTGATAATATTTTTCGCGTCGCTCTTCATATAGTTCAAAGCGGCATATAGCGTTGAGGTCTTACCGGATCCCGTAGGGCCGGTAACTAAAATAATCCCCTGCGGTTTACTGATAGATTTTTTGAACAGTTGCAGCTCGTGTTTTGAAAAACCAAGATTGTCGAGCCCGACTTTTGCTTCAGTCGGATCAAGCAGTCTCATAACGGCTTTTTCGCCGAAATGTATCGGGATCATAGAGATCCTCAAATCTATATTCTTCCCGTTTACATAAACCTTTGCGCGGCCGTCCTGCGGTTTCCTGCTCTCGGCAACATTCATTTCCGCCATGACCTTTATGCATGAAACAACGTATTTATGCAGTTTAGACGGTATCTTCATCACATCGGACAGATCACCGTCAACCCTGTAGCGCACTCTTGAAGTTTCTCTGCCCGGTTCAATATGTATATCGCTTGCCCGTCCGCGGACAGCGTCGCTAATTACCATATTAACAAGCTTTACAACAGGTCCCTGTTTTTCCTTAAACGCTTCGATCTCAAACAACTTTTTGTGATTTTTGTTATCGTCAACAACATCGAGATTCACATCGCCAACCATATGTTCAAACAGGTCATAGATGATCTCGTCCGAATGATAATACCGCTCAATATGCTCGGTGATATCGCCCTTGGAACACAAAAGA encodes the following:
- a CDS encoding ATPase, T2SS/T4P/T4SS family, with product MKTLVETLIEKGLITEDQLREAKDKQIGAKKPLHELLVDMGFIEEKAFMEVLSSMYNFRIVDLENEEIDEEGVAKILPYEKAKHYGVFPVRVEDDVFVLAMSNPLDMVALEDIRLISNMEIKPLLCSKGDITEHIERYYHSDEIIYDLFEHMVGDVNLDVVDDNKNHKKLFEIEAFKEKQGPVVKLVNMVISDAVRGRASDIHIEPGRETSRVRYRVDGDLSDVMKIPSKLHKYVVSCIKVMAEMNVAESRKPQDGRAKVYVNGKNIDLRISMIPIHFGEKAVMRLLDPTEAKVGLDNLGFSKHELQLFKKSISKPQGIILVTGPTGSGKTSTLYAALNYMKSDAKNIITIEDPIEYLVDGVNQMQVNPVIDVTFANGLRSLLRQDPNVILVGEIRDRETADIAFRSSLTGHLVLSTLHTNNTVMAITRLLDIGLEPYLIASSLNMIAAQRLIKVVCFHCREEYEPEKELIKKFSKYIDEYKIKEYYRGKGCQWCNYKGFLGRTAMLELLVIDEKIRKLISDNSGEEIILKTAVRHGMKLLAESGFEKVAQGLTTIEEVARITEVVETEEDPLISEAVKTEEVPDSRDKQKILIADDEDHILMMLESRFNNAGFDVVKARNGREAVEIAFREKPDLIVMDVSMPEMNGFEATKMLRSKLETAVIPILMLTAKKDVESELKGIDAGADDYVAKPFDGDRLLARIKMLLRRKR